The DNA sequence TCATCCTGGCTTCTTGCCCTGGCGGGTGCGGGCACCGGCATCGTGGGCTCGCTCCTGGGCATAGGCGGAGGGGCCTTCCTCGTCCCGCTCTTGACCCTCTACTTCGGCATTCCCATCCGGACCGCCATCGCGGCCAGCCTCATCTCCGTCATCGCCACTGCCTCTGCCTCCGCCACCGTGAACCTGGACCGGGGCCTGGTCAATCTGCGGCTCGGCCTTGTCCTGGAGGTCGCCACTAGCGTAGGCGGCCTGGCCGGAGGTGTGCTCGCGAGCCAGCTGTCCCAGCCCCAGCTCTTCATGGCCTTCGCCCTGACCCTCGCCGTCATCGGCCTCCTCGTTGCCGTGCGCTCCAAACGCCGGAACGTGATCGCAGACCTCGCGGTGGACCCGGGCCGGCTGGGGGGCCGCCTCCTAGAAGGGGGGAAGGAGTATGTCTATCGGGTGCGGAGGCTGCCCGTGGCCTTCGGCGCCTCCTTGCTCGCCGGGGCCCTCTCCGGACTCCTGGGGGTGGGGGGCGGGATCATCAAGGTCCCGGTTCTGAACACCTTCTGCGGCATCCCGATCCGCGTGGCCGGTGCCACCAGCGCGCTCATGATCGGCGTGACCGCGGCCGCCTCGGCCTTCATCTACTATGCCCGGGGCGACGTGGTCCTGCCCCTCGCCGCCTCCGTGGCCCTGGGGGCACTTCCCGCGAGCCTGCTCGGGGCCCGTCTTTCCGACCGGGTTCAGATCCGCTATCTGAAGATCTTGATGGCCCTGCTCCTGCTAGGGGTGTCGCTGCGCATGGCGGGGGAGGTTTTGTGACCGGTGGCCCCTTGCTCCTGAACCGGGTCATCGAAGCGGTCCTCACCGCGGGGGTGCTCGTGAGTGGGGCTCTGATGCTGGCCGGCCTCGCCCTCGAGCGAACCCCCCTCCTGCAGTGGGGGATCGTGGTCCTCATGCTGACCCCCGTGGCCCGCGTCGTGGTCGTGACCCTCGGCCTCGCCCTCGAGCGGGACTGGGCGTTCGCGCTCATCTCGCTCTGGATCCTCGGGGTCCTCGCCTCCAGCATGTACGTGGCTGCCCACGTCGCGCGCCCGCGCTCACCAGCGGTAGCCCCCCGCCACGCATGAAGCCGGCGCCCGTCCGGGCCGTCCTATTCGACTGGGACGGCACCCTGCTGGACTCGGCCGAGTCCAGCTACCGCTGCTACCGAGACCTCTTCGCTTTCCTGGGCATCGACTTCGACCGGGAGCGCTTCCAGCAGACCTACTCCCCCGACTGGTACCGCACGTACCGGTCGGTGGGCATTCCCGAGTCGCGCTGGGCCGAGGCCGACGCCATCTGGTTGGAGCGCTACGCCCGGGAGGAGAGCCGGCTCCTCCCGGGAGCGCGGGAGGCCCTTTTGGCCCTGCGGGAGCGGAGGGTCGGCCAGGGGCTGGTTACCAGCGGGAACCGGCCGCGCGTGAGCCGGGAGTTGGCGGCGTTGGACCTCGAGGACTTCTTCGGAGCCGTGGTCTGCGCCGACGAGGCGGGCGCGCGCAAGCCGGATCCGGCGCCCCTGCTCCTCGCGCTGGCCCGGCTCCGCGTCCACCCGGAGGAGGCCGCCTACGTGGGCGACAGCCCCGAGGACATCCAGATGGCCCGCGCCGCGAGCGTGTTCGCGGTGGGAGTCCCGGGCGGTTTCCCCAACCGAGGGGCTTTGGCCGTGGCCAGCCCCGATCTCCTGACCTCGAGCTTGGGAGAGGCGGTGGAGGCCCTTCTTTCCTGAGCGTTCACGTTTGGCGCCCGCGTGCGCCAGGCGATAGCATGTGCGCCGGGAGGTGCGGAAGGTGCCCCAGACGCGGCTCGTGCCCATGGTGGACTTGAAGGCCCAACTGGACCGCATCCGGCCCGAGATGGAGGCCGCCATCGGGAGGGTGCTCGCCACCACCTGTTTCGTGGGGGGGGAGGAGTGCGACCTCTTCGAGCAAGAGTTCGCGGCCTACTGCGGGACCACCCACGCTTGTGGTGTGGCTAACGGCACCGACGCCCTGACCCTCGCCCTGCGGGCCTACGGCGTGGGGCCGGGAGATGAGGTCGTGACGCCGGCCAGTACGTTCATCGGCACCGGGGAGGCCATCCTCTTGAACGGGGCGCGGCCGGTCTTCGTGGACGTGGACCCCCAGACCTTCACCATGGACGCCTCCCAGGTGGAGAGAGCCCTGAGCGCCCGGACCAAGGTCATCCTGCCCGTTCACCTCTACGGGCACCCCGCGGATATGGCGGCCCTCAACGGGATCGCCCGCGGTCGCGGTTTGCCCGTGCTGGAGGACGCGGCCCAGGCCCACGGGGCGGAAGTGGAGGGCCAGCGGGTGGGCAGCCTCGGCCACGCGGCCTGCTTCAGCTTCTATCCGGGCAAGAACCTGGGGGCTTTGGGCGATGCGGGAATGGTCACCTCCCGCGACGGCGGCTTCATCGCCCGCGTGCGCCAGCTGGCCAACCACGGCGGGGGCGCGGACAAGTATGACAACGTGGTGCTCGGCACCAACAGCCGGCTGGATGCCCTTCAGGCCGCGGTCCTGCGCGTCAAGCTCCGCCACCTGGACCGCTGGAACCAGGAACGGCGTGAGCGGGTGCAGGCCTACACCGAAGCCCTGGCCGGCCTGCCCTCCGTTCTCCTGCCCCGCGAGCGGGCGGGGGCCCGCTCCGCCTGGCACCTTTTCACGATCCGAACCAGCGCGCGCGACGCGCTGAAGGCGCACCTTCTCTCCCAAGGCATCGCCGCCGCCGTGCATTACCCTCGGCCCATCCACCTCCAGCCGGCCATGGCCACGGCGGGAGGCCGGCCGGGCGACCACCCGATCTCGGAGGCGCTCTCCCGGGAGGTTCTCTCCCTCCCCCTCTACCCCGAGCTGCCGGAGCCCGAAGCGCGGCGCATCGCGGACGAGGTGAGGAGCTTCTGCACAGCCGCGGTCCGAAGCTAAGGAGCGTCCCTTGCGCCCAAATACTGCCCCCCTGATCCGGACGCTGGCGCTTCTCGGCCTCGGCCTCCTGCCTCGACCCCTAAGGGCGGAGGACGCGGAGCTGCTCTCCGGAGCCTCGCTTCATCTGGAGGCGGCGCGTTACGCGCCGGCGGACGTCCAGTTCGGCTGGACGGGCTGGATCGGCGCGGGGGCGGACCTGGTGCGCTTCGGACGGGCGGCGGTCTACTTCACCGCCGACTTAGAGACGATCCTCGGCAGCGAGAGGCGGGCCTTCGACGCCAACCAGGTCAGCTACCACCTCGAGCCGGGGGTGCGGGCAAGAGTCGGCGACCATGAGCTCACCCTCTGCCTGCACCACGTCTCCCGCCACCTCATCGACCGGCTCAAGACGCAACCCGTGGATTGGAACATGCTGCTGGTGCGGGCGGCGGGGCCGCTCCCGGCCCGTTCTCCCGTCCCCGGGCGCTACGTCTTCAGCGTTGGGCACACGACCGCGGTGTCGCTCGTTGGCTACCAATGGGAGGTGGTGGCGGGGGTGCAGGCGGATGTTCTCCGTCGCGGGGGGGGCGGGGTGTACACCGCGGTCCTGGCCCGCTTCGTCACGACCGACGACTCACCCCGGTTCCCGCGGGGCAGCTTCGTCGACTTCACGGCCGAGGGCGGGGGACGCTGGACGCGCGGGGGGCGCCGACTCGAGTTGTTCGCGGCCTTTCAGCACCGCAACGACGTGTTCCTGCTCGTCCCCGGCTCCTGGGACCGGGCCGCCTTCGGCTTCCGGATTGGGCTCGGGGGCGGAGAGGCCCGCTGAGCGGGCTGGTCAGGGGCGGAAAAGCCGAAGTACTTCTCGGCCCGGGCCATGAGCTCTCCCTCCGTCTCCGTTCCCCGCTGGATCTGGGGCTCGTGGCCGTCGCGGAAAAAGACGGTCCCCACGAAATCCTGGGTCTTCCGGAAATTGATCTTCCGATGCCGCGAGAAGAGGGAGCCGTGCTCGAGGAGGACGGGGCGCGACTCCACCACCTTGACCTCGTTGGCCTCGAGCCGGGGGCGTGCCCTGGCCAGCACTTTGCGGAAGGCCCCCGCCGGCCCCTCCCCCGGGTCAGCGGGAGTGGGCAGGATGAAAACGACCACGGAGCCGCTCAAATGGAGGTCCCCCGCGCCTTGTTCTCCTCCCCGGGCCCCCCGAGCGAGGACCCCCACCCCCACGAGCGCGAGGGCGAGGCTTATTGATGCCGGCCATTGCCTGGAGATCACCGCGGCCGGCCTGAGCGAATCCGATCGGCGATCACTCGGAGCTGGCTCTCCGCCGCTTTGCGCACCTCGAGGTAGCGGGTCTCACCCACGAGGCGCTCGAGGTAATCCACGTCCGCGGCCCGGGTCATGACCCGCACCAGGATCTGGCCGATGTGCCGGTCCTCGGCGTGGGTCTTGAGCAACTCGGGATCGCGAATCTTCTTGGCCGCCTCTTGGCGAATGAAGAAGTGACGGTCGCTCCTCACTACCTCCAGGAGCACGTCATCGCGATCGTGCAGCCCGTCCCCCAGGGACTCGATCTCGTACAGCAGGTCTTCATCGCTCAGGCCCAACCAACCCGCAGGCGGCCGCGTCGCCAAACCTGCGGGACGGCGTCTGTCGGGACCCCCCATTTAAGCTATCT is a window from the Vicinamibacteria bacterium genome containing:
- a CDS encoding sulfite exporter TauE/SafE family protein; this translates as MTEPSSWLLALAGAGTGIVGSLLGIGGGAFLVPLLTLYFGIPIRTAIAASLISVIATASASATVNLDRGLVNLRLGLVLEVATSVGGLAGGVLASQLSQPQLFMAFALTLAVIGLLVAVRSKRRNVIADLAVDPGRLGGRLLEGGKEYVYRVRRLPVAFGASLLAGALSGLLGVGGGIIKVPVLNTFCGIPIRVAGATSALMIGVTAAASAFIYYARGDVVLPLAASVALGALPASLLGARLSDRVQIRYLKILMALLLLGVSLRMAGEVL
- a CDS encoding DUF1634 domain-containing protein; this translates as MTGGPLLLNRVIEAVLTAGVLVSGALMLAGLALERTPLLQWGIVVLMLTPVARVVVVTLGLALERDWAFALISLWILGVLASSMYVAAHVARPRSPAVAPRHA
- a CDS encoding HAD family hydrolase, with the translated sequence MKPAPVRAVLFDWDGTLLDSAESSYRCYRDLFAFLGIDFDRERFQQTYSPDWYRTYRSVGIPESRWAEADAIWLERYAREESRLLPGAREALLALRERRVGQGLVTSGNRPRVSRELAALDLEDFFGAVVCADEAGARKPDPAPLLLALARLRVHPEEAAYVGDSPEDIQMARAASVFAVGVPGGFPNRGALAVASPDLLTSSLGEAVEALLS
- a CDS encoding DegT/DnrJ/EryC1/StrS family aminotransferase; amino-acid sequence: MPQTRLVPMVDLKAQLDRIRPEMEAAIGRVLATTCFVGGEECDLFEQEFAAYCGTTHACGVANGTDALTLALRAYGVGPGDEVVTPASTFIGTGEAILLNGARPVFVDVDPQTFTMDASQVERALSARTKVILPVHLYGHPADMAALNGIARGRGLPVLEDAAQAHGAEVEGQRVGSLGHAACFSFYPGKNLGALGDAGMVTSRDGGFIARVRQLANHGGGADKYDNVVLGTNSRLDALQAAVLRVKLRHLDRWNQERRERVQAYTEALAGLPSVLLPRERAGARSAWHLFTIRTSARDALKAHLLSQGIAAAVHYPRPIHLQPAMATAGGRPGDHPISEALSREVLSLPLYPELPEPEARRIADEVRSFCTAAVRS